A stretch of DNA from Streptomyces rubradiris:
AGCCGCTCCAGCTCCGGCTGGCCGGCGAGCAGCTCGCGGACGGCGACGTCCTGCTCGGGGCCGGACAGCAGGCGCAGCGGCGTGGTGAACCGGTCGCTGTCCTGGTGGGCGCGGACCAGGGCGTAGCAGTAGGAGTGGAACGTGGTCGCCCTGGGCGCGCGGGCGGCGCCCATGCGCAGGGCCATGCGGTCGCGCAGGTCGACGGCTGCCTTGCGGCTGAACGTGAGCACCAGGACGCGCGCGGGGTCGCCGCCCCGGGCGATCCGGGCGGCCACGGACTCCACGAGGGTGGTGGTCTTGCCGGTGCCGGGGCCGGCCAGCACGAGCAGCGGGCCGCCGCGGTGGTCAACCACGGCGCGCTGCGCCGCGTCCAGACGAGGGGGATCCGCGACGGGCGGCGGGGTACGGACCAGTCGGTAGACGCCACGGCTCCCCTGCCGCACCGAGGGGTGCGGCAGGCGCCTGGTGGACGAAGAGGAGCTCACGTGATCGGCCGGTCCTGGTGGTTGTGCTGGCGGGCGGGCGGTCACGCGCGCGAGGCGGTGACCGCGGGGTGAGGGGGACACGTGCCGCCGGCGCTACGCCGCCGCCCCGGGCGGAAGCAGAGCTTCCGGTTCCTCCCGTCGGGCAATCGGGTCATCCGGCTGGGTGCTCGAGCCGTCCCGCCGGACGCTCGGGTCATCCCGCCGGACGCTCGGGCCACGCGTATCCCACCCCTCACGAACGTACGGCATGCCACAGACGTCCCCGATGTCACCCGAACGGGCCACGGGTCTGCCCTGGCGGCATCCGATGGCGGAAGCTGTCAGGTGTGACCCTCCGCGTCCGCACCGCCGTCCCAGCGGGCCCGTCGCATGTCGAGCCGCGGCAGATGCCCCTGTGCGGTCCTGCCCGCCTGCTTCAGCGGGGTGCCCTCCGCGCGGTAGTGCGCCAGCGCGCGCAGCTCGTGTCCGGGCAGCAGCGCGCCGTCGGCGCGTACGACCCGCCACCACGGAACGGCACCGCCGTAGAGGGCCATCACCCGGCCGACCTGGCGCGGGCCGCCCTCCTCCAGCCACTCGGCGACGTCGCCGTAGGTCATGACCCGGCCGGGCGGGA
This window harbors:
- a CDS encoding MGMT family protein, with protein sequence MSEQSPPEDARAGHPDALPEYAERVLEVAERIPPGRVMTYGDVAEWLEEGGPRQVGRVMALYGGAVPWWRVVRADGALLPGHELRALAHYRAEGTPLKQAGRTAQGHLPRLDMRRARWDGGADAEGHT